A segment of the Micromonospora sediminicola genome:
GCGAGTCCGAGGGTGTCGAGCCGAACCGGCGCATCATCGTCCGCCCGGTGGCGGACTGAGGCAGTGGTCTCCGACGACACGACGGCTGACGCCGTGGCCGGCCCGGGCGGTACGCCGCCCGGGCCGTCCGCTGTGCGGCCCGACCCGAGCGCCGACCCGGTCTTCTCCGACGAGGACCGGTCGGCCGACCCGGCGTACCGGCCCGCCGCGTCGGTCGAGCCCGCCTTCTCCGGCGAGCCGGCGGCGACCGGCGATGCCGTGGCGACCGATCCCGCGGCCGACGTGACGCCGGCCTTCTCCGGTGAACCGCCGGTGGACGCGGCGTCCGACGCCCCGGCAGGCCCGGTCGGCCCGGTCTTCGCCGAGCCCGCACCGTCCTCGGTGGACGGTGCGGACGCGCCTCTCGGGGACGCGGCGCCCGATCCGGCCGAGGCGACCCTGCCACCCGAGCTGGCGGAGGCGGCCAGGACGCTCTTCGGTGAGCGGCTGGACCTCGCCGCGGCGTACGCCGAGTTGCTGGCCACGGAGGGCGTGGTGCGTGGTCTGATCGGACCTCGCGAGGCGCCCCGGCTGTGGGACCGGCACCTGCTCAACTGCGCGGTCATGGCGGAGCGGATCCCGGAGGGGGCCAGCGTGATCGACGTCGGCTCCGGAGCCGGACTGCCCGGTCTGGTGCTGGCGATCGCGCGCCCCGATCTCACCGTCACCCTGGTCGAACCGCTCGCCCGTCGGGTGTCGTTCCTGATCGAGGCGGTGCAGCGGCTCGGACTCACCCGGTCCGTTCGCGTCTTCCGGGGACGGGCCGAGGAGGCGGCAGCCGGGTCGCGGGACCGGGACCCGTTGGCCGCCGACATCGTCACCGCCCGTGCGGTCGCCGCGCTGGACCGGCTCGCCGCCTGGTGCCTGCCGTTGACGGTGCCGGGTGGTCGACTTTTGGCGCTCAAGGGCGCCTCGGCGGCGGACGAGATCGCCGAACACACCGACGCGGTGGTCCGCCTGGGTGGCGGGACACCCGAACTCCACCGATGCGGCGCCGGGGTGATCGAGCCGGCGGCGACAGTGGTCGAGGTGGTCCGGGAGCGCGTGGTGAACCCGCCGCGCGCGAAGAAGCCGAAGCGTTCGCGTGGGGGCCGCAATCGGGGCGGTCGTAACCGGGATCGCTGACCCGGGCGGGCTTTCCCGGCACCCCACCCGGTCGTTGGACCGGGTGGGCGTGACCTGATCGATCGCAACCCGACGTGGACCCGCCGCGCCCGTCGGCCGTAGGCTGACCGCGCGTCGATAGTGTGGAGCGGCGGTGCCGGGCGGCGTCCGAACCCGACCGCTCCCACCGGGCCGATGACGTCGCGCGAAGCGCGAGGCCTGATTGACGGGGTGCGGACCGACCATCCGGAGCGGGTAGGGATGACAGGTGCATGACGACGGCAGGTACGACGATCCACGGCTGACCGGGCCCGACGGGCAACCCACCGGTGATCCCGTTTCACGTGAAACCAGCTACCAGGAGTGGGTGGTGAACGATCCCCACGACGCGGCACCGCATCAGCCCGTCGACCCGACGCCGCGGCGGGACGCTCCCGCGGCGGGCGCCGTACGCCCGGTGTCTTCTGTTCCGGTCAACGTGCCGCCGGCCCGCGACCCGCTCGACCCGAGCGAGGGCCCGGTGAACGCGCCGACCCCCCGTCCGGCGGTCGCGCGGGGGAACGCGGCGGTGTCGGGCCGGTTCGAGCCCCAACCGCCGGTGTCCGCAGTGCCGCATCAGCCCACCCCTGACTCCGCCCCCGTGTCGGCCGTGCCGGCCGACACGCCACCGGCAGCCGGGTACGGGGACGACACCGGGACCACCACGTACGTTTCACG
Coding sequences within it:
- the rsmG gene encoding 16S rRNA (guanine(527)-N(7))-methyltransferase RsmG → MDGADAPLGDAAPDPAEATLPPELAEAARTLFGERLDLAAAYAELLATEGVVRGLIGPREAPRLWDRHLLNCAVMAERIPEGASVIDVGSGAGLPGLVLAIARPDLTVTLVEPLARRVSFLIEAVQRLGLTRSVRVFRGRAEEAAAGSRDRDPLAADIVTARAVAALDRLAAWCLPLTVPGGRLLALKGASAADEIAEHTDAVVRLGGGTPELHRCGAGVIEPAATVVEVVRERVVNPPRAKKPKRSRGGRNRGGRNRDR